From a single Rhizobium lusitanum genomic region:
- a CDS encoding amino acid ABC transporter ATP-binding protein translates to MSLIEVTEVRKSFGENEVLKGINLDVEPGEVIAIIGKSGSGKSTLLRCINGLENINDGSISVAGAQLLPDELHLKALRLKVGMIFQQFNLFPHLSAGRNVMLSQMVVKKASKSAAEAMARRMLDRVGLGHKFDAFPDELSGGQQQRVAIARALAMQPIALLCDEITSALDPELVAEVLAVVRELASEGMTLLMVTHEMKFARDVCSRVVFMHQGRVHEIGPPAEVFANPKTPELKQFLGML, encoded by the coding sequence ATGTCGCTCATCGAGGTCACTGAAGTCCGCAAAAGCTTTGGCGAGAACGAGGTGCTGAAAGGCATCAACCTCGACGTCGAGCCCGGCGAGGTGATCGCCATCATCGGCAAGAGCGGCTCGGGCAAATCGACGCTGCTGCGCTGCATCAACGGACTGGAAAACATCAACGACGGCTCGATTTCCGTGGCCGGCGCGCAGCTTCTGCCTGACGAGCTGCATCTGAAGGCGCTGCGGCTGAAAGTCGGGATGATCTTCCAGCAGTTCAACCTCTTCCCGCACCTAAGCGCCGGTCGCAACGTCATGCTGTCGCAGATGGTCGTCAAGAAGGCCTCCAAGAGCGCCGCCGAGGCAATGGCGCGGCGCATGCTCGACCGCGTCGGGCTCGGGCATAAGTTCGATGCCTTTCCCGACGAACTCTCGGGCGGCCAGCAGCAGCGCGTGGCGATCGCGAGAGCGCTTGCCATGCAGCCGATCGCGCTCCTTTGCGACGAGATCACCTCGGCGCTCGACCCCGAACTGGTGGCCGAGGTTCTCGCTGTCGTCCGGGAACTTGCCAGCGAAGGAATGACGCTGCTGATGGTGACGCATGAGATGAAGTTTGCCCGCGACGTCTGCTCGCGCGTCGTCTTCATGCATCAGGGCCGCGTCCATGAGATCGGGCCGCCAGCCGAAGTCTTCGCCAATCCGAAGACGCCGGAACTCAAGCAGTTCCTCGGCATGCTCTGA
- a CDS encoding AraC family transcriptional regulator — protein sequence MLSGNEPLREDVAGRAFEGLERLCTGPDANRIVSAPAYPGIERIHAQFHGDAFDLHRHDTYALGVTIRGVQSFSYRGERRYSLPGRVIILHPDEVHDGGAATDDGLVYRMLYLEPSMLMQCLEAARIGLPFVGEPVIEDDRLAGLLLGALGELDRELDELFVDDFISRVATGLASHARLPQRSLGVVAWGQVKMARDYLEAHAMRGVRSEELERVTGLDRFALSRHFRAAFATSPHRFLLMRRLQQARAMIGNGEPIAEVAVATGFADQSHLTRHFKKAFGMAPGAWGGMIGAARLSARHP from the coding sequence ATGCTGTCTGGGAATGAGCCATTGCGCGAGGATGTAGCCGGTCGGGCCTTCGAGGGTCTTGAACGTTTGTGCACGGGGCCGGACGCAAACCGCATCGTATCGGCGCCTGCCTATCCCGGCATCGAGCGCATCCATGCGCAATTCCATGGCGACGCCTTCGATTTGCACCGGCACGACACCTATGCCCTCGGCGTCACTATCCGCGGCGTGCAATCCTTCAGCTATCGCGGCGAGCGCCGTTACAGCCTGCCAGGCCGGGTGATCATCCTTCACCCGGACGAGGTACATGACGGTGGTGCCGCGACCGATGACGGGCTGGTCTACCGCATGCTCTATCTCGAGCCGTCGATGCTGATGCAATGTCTGGAAGCGGCGCGCATCGGGCTGCCTTTCGTCGGTGAGCCGGTGATCGAGGATGACCGACTTGCCGGTCTGCTGTTGGGAGCACTCGGCGAACTCGACCGCGAACTGGACGAGCTTTTCGTCGACGATTTCATCTCACGAGTGGCGACGGGGCTCGCCTCACATGCGCGTCTGCCGCAGAGGTCGTTGGGAGTTGTGGCCTGGGGCCAGGTCAAAATGGCGCGGGATTATCTGGAAGCGCATGCCATGCGCGGCGTTCGCTCGGAGGAGTTGGAGCGCGTTACCGGCCTCGATCGTTTCGCGCTGTCACGCCATTTCCGCGCCGCCTTCGCCACCAGCCCGCATCGCTTCCTGTTGATGCGGCGGCTGCAGCAGGCCAGGGCGATGATCGGTAATGGCGAACCCATTGCTGAGGTCGCGGTCGCCACGGGTTTTGCCGACCAGAGCCATCTGACGCGGCATTTCAAGAAGGCTTTCGGGATGGCGCCAGGCGCATGGGGCGGGATGATCGGGGCCGCGCGACTATCGGCGCGGCACCCATAG
- a CDS encoding DUF2000 family protein has protein sequence MFDTKIAIVLRNNLQSWQKLNVTAFLSTGIAGQFPDIIGEPYSDRAGNSYNALSIQPMIVLSADDETIATIHRRSLERGIISSIFIEEMFATGHDAANRAVFSEFAPEDAKVVGIALRADKKIVDKITKGATMHA, from the coding sequence ATGTTTGATACCAAAATCGCGATCGTTCTGCGAAACAATCTTCAATCCTGGCAAAAACTGAACGTGACAGCTTTCCTGTCAACCGGGATTGCCGGGCAATTTCCTGATATTATCGGCGAACCCTACAGCGATCGCGCCGGCAACAGTTACAATGCCTTGTCGATCCAGCCGATGATCGTGCTATCCGCCGATGACGAGACGATCGCCACGATCCATCGTCGTTCGCTGGAACGCGGCATCATTTCCTCGATCTTCATCGAGGAAATGTTCGCGACCGGCCATGACGCCGCCAACCGCGCGGTCTTCTCGGAGTTCGCTCCTGAAGACGCCAAGGTTGTCGGCATTGCGCTACGCGCCGACAAGAAGATCGTCGACAAGATCACCAAGGGTGCGACGATGCATGCGTGA
- a CDS encoding OmpA family protein → MIKKIAILAISAAFLNACTTTDPYTGEQKVSNTAGGAALGAGVGAVAGLLIGHSPASRRNAALIGAGVGALAGAGIGNYMDQQESELRAQLQGTGVSVTRVGDRIILNMPSAITFDIDRDEIKPEFFATLNSVSIVLRKFNRTLIDVNGHTDSTGSLQHNQDLSERRAGSVASYLGSQGIDQRRVSAVGFGPTQPVASNANESGRAQNRRVEIQIAPITQN, encoded by the coding sequence ATGATCAAAAAAATTGCCATTCTTGCCATCTCGGCAGCTTTTCTTAACGCATGCACGACGACCGATCCCTACACGGGCGAGCAGAAAGTATCCAACACGGCGGGGGGCGCTGCGCTCGGTGCCGGCGTCGGTGCGGTCGCTGGCCTTCTCATCGGACATTCGCCGGCATCGCGCCGCAATGCCGCGCTGATCGGCGCAGGTGTCGGTGCGCTGGCGGGTGCCGGTATCGGCAACTACATGGACCAGCAGGAATCCGAACTGCGTGCGCAGTTGCAGGGCACCGGCGTTTCCGTCACGCGTGTCGGCGATCGCATCATCCTGAACATGCCGTCGGCCATCACCTTCGATATCGACCGGGACGAGATCAAGCCGGAATTCTTCGCAACGCTGAACTCGGTCTCGATCGTGCTGCGCAAGTTCAACCGCACGCTGATCGACGTCAACGGCCATACGGATTCGACCGGCAGCCTGCAGCATAACCAGGATCTGTCCGAACGCCGCGCCGGCTCGGTCGCGTCCTATCTCGGCAGCCAGGGTATCGACCAGCGCCGCGTTTCGGCCGTCGGCTTCGGCCCGACGCAGCCAGTCGCCAGCAACGCCAATGAATCCGGCCGCGCGCAGAACCGCCGCGTCGAAATCCAGATCGCGCCGATTACGCAGAACTGA
- a CDS encoding flagellin, translated as MSIFSTFIRVSPSVNTALEVLRKTQSDLNVAQRQMSSGLRVQTAKDDATYWRISTLTRTDIGAVSAVQDALGLASATVSTASTGVTSAIDIATQIRSKLVSAYEDSVDKTKLNDEISQLKDQLRSVGQSASFNGVNWIVLQDGEDPTEPHRIPGSVIRSTDGTISIGMLNYEGVTSTSGSIVSTDARYLIDDQSGGTGGYGVLTSTAFATEAGAARNYVLVSSKYGDTSGQVEISLDANTTNGALTDMVNTVTAMLHQLNTIGSAFGSLETRVNLQSEFASSLSDSLTSGVGKLVDADMEQQSSKLLALQTQQQLGIQSLSIANASYNTVTQLFQNF; from the coding sequence GTGAGTATTTTTTCGACCTTCATCAGGGTTAGTCCCTCCGTCAATACCGCCCTTGAAGTCCTCAGAAAGACCCAGTCGGATTTGAATGTCGCCCAGCGTCAGATGTCGTCCGGCCTGCGCGTGCAGACCGCCAAGGACGATGCCACCTATTGGAGGATCTCGACACTGACGCGCACCGATATCGGCGCGGTGTCGGCGGTGCAGGACGCCCTTGGGCTTGCCTCCGCCACGGTGAGTACCGCCTCCACGGGCGTCACCAGCGCGATCGATATTGCTACCCAGATCAGGTCGAAGCTGGTGAGCGCCTACGAGGACAGCGTCGATAAGACCAAACTCAATGACGAGATCAGCCAGCTCAAGGATCAGCTTCGCAGCGTCGGTCAGTCCGCGAGCTTCAACGGCGTCAACTGGATCGTGCTTCAGGACGGAGAAGACCCTACTGAGCCGCATCGGATCCCAGGCTCGGTCATCCGCAGCACCGATGGCACTATTTCAATCGGGATGTTGAACTATGAGGGCGTTACTTCGACCAGCGGTTCAATCGTATCGACGGATGCGCGATATCTCATCGACGATCAGTCCGGCGGTACCGGCGGATATGGCGTGCTTACCTCCACCGCATTTGCGACGGAAGCCGGTGCGGCCCGGAATTATGTGCTGGTCAGCAGCAAGTACGGCGACACCAGCGGACAGGTGGAAATCTCGCTCGATGCAAATACGACCAACGGCGCTTTGACGGACATGGTCAATACCGTCACAGCCATGCTGCATCAGCTCAACACGATAGGCTCGGCTTTCGGCTCCCTGGAGACACGCGTCAACTTGCAGAGTGAATTCGCCAGCAGCCTCAGTGATTCGCTCACCAGCGGCGTCGGCAAGCTCGTCGATGCCGACATGGAGCAGCAATCGAGCAAGCTATTGGCATTGCAGACCCAGCAACAGTTGGGGATACAATCGCTGTCGATCGCCAATGCGAGCTACAATACGGTAACGCAGCTTTTCCAGAATTTTTGA